The following proteins are co-located in the Silene latifolia isolate original U9 population chromosome 1, ASM4854445v1, whole genome shotgun sequence genome:
- the LOC141657179 gene encoding uncharacterized protein LOC141657179, whose product MPQHLSYQHPVDVGLSSTSPPAGPLGSTCSSSGSDVLPDVVPSGMARPLPIFGGTAGAPVHFGSYTHLASIEENLSIEFDLQGPPNRELLKLSSDLSDCNQIVCSGHLGQLGPGHGIESSRTTAEHFGVEPQPTPRVPKPRSVCKGRGLDRPDDLPSPFLLPSNMNILYWNCRGIARPSFRTHLSYLINAHNPTIVILSETRVRSPNSLAIVRRLPFDSFEILDPVGFTCGIIILWNAGKTTVSLLNKTDQLINVVVQVPNISFLFFLSAVYASPKFRLRKILWSDLINIAASHDLPWVCLGDFNEVTCSTDKIGGRGIKLNRVNLFKSSLDSCNLIDIGFSGPKFTWTNRRRINPILERLDRVWVNQAWMDQYPNSHNYHRPVSPPRPLCPIMLKTSLPHHPSVKAFKFETFWTCDPSFYPLVAHTWPSLTNSIPSKLSNLSLTITDWAKVIFGDLPSRKRRLSARLLGVQRNLCTHPNSDSLLTLNDSLTQELNCVLDLEHFYWKDRSRIRWLTDGDRNTAFFQKSVTIRRSFNRILSLTNNAGLTISGHDELNKHISTYFTDLFTSGKEIAYLVPPVNLPSSGSPFTSTFLIPSSEEIRTAIFSLGSGKAPGPDGFHAGFFKKCWEIIKADFIPFIQNIFHSKTIPAAINLTSISLIPKIPSPQSITNFRPISLCNTTYKTVTKILVNRLKPFMHSLISPNQGSSIPGRGTDANFIIASEILHSMHTSKSKLGWFALKLDLEKAFDRLEWDFVRTCLIAVNIDPETISLIMSCISTTSAFVTFNGTPLDTFTPSRGIRQGDPLSPYLFIICMEALSRLIHQACNNSDWIPFPLGKGGVSFSHLLFADDILVFGRTSERNLCALQDTILSFCSDSGQKINCSKSKITFSKLTPPSEATLFEDALGIKKTNTLGTYLGFPLLSKKPKRSDLNFILDNIKSKLASWKSKFLSRAGRICLIKSTINAIPNHAMQCIRLPSSILRDIDKTTRSFLWSSQSANKLHLANWDLVTLPLSLGGLGIKAAEPLNDALSTKLCSKVLLNNSSSAAKTIHSKYCTPSRHSFSRGSHIWKNIGRGWNILKDHLLWSIGDGSTISLWDDPWLDLGPLRTLVLGPLSLSSSSAKLNSIISNGVWALDSLEFVLPDLITIAILSTPIPTTPRPDVLSTSLAPKGKFSISDAYSSLCHPNPTPALPTFPADLSWLWDIPTQPRIKVFLWLVWWNKLPHKASLFGRKILPSSSCSLCPNPSISETSLHALRDCSFASHSWSILNDSPHLKLVFEKRSANRVADAIAHHSISDSSDLLGCFEWDLPPPFVVDLCMSDSVMLCHHWQSLVVEISAGMLLFHIPLVWDQAATTLSNGGDKVVAQCGSVCDLNDGYIWPSDPEESGDYVKNYLLDSDYSGNFQLPEIQKSVESIGQN is encoded by the exons ATGCCTCAACATTTGTCTTATCAACACCCAGTCGATGTCGGGTTGTCTTCAACCAGCCCACCTGCCGGACCTCTCGGATCTACCTGCTCTTCCTCCGGTTCTGATGTGCTTCCTGATGTGGTTCCTTCGGGAATGGCACGTCCTTTACCCATCTTTGGTGGTACCGCCGGAGCTCCAGTTCATTTTGGATCCTACACCCATCTTGCCTCGATTGAGGAGAATTTATCTATTGAGTTTGACTTGCAAGGACCTCCGAACCGCGAGCTTCTCAAACTCAGTAGTGATCTTTCGGACTGCAACCAGATTGTGTGCTCTGGACATTTGGGTCAGTTGGGACCGGGCCATGGAATTGAATCATCGAGAACTACTGCTGAGCATTTCGGGGTTGAACCGCAACCCACTCCTAGGGTGCCAAAACCTCGTTCCGTGTGCAAAGGCCGGGGTCTTGATCGACCGGATGACCTTCCCAGTCCCTTCCTCCTTCCTTCCAACATGAATATTTTGTATTGGAATTGCCGAGGCATTGCTAGACCTTCGTTCCGGACTCACTTGTCCTACCTCATTAATGCTCATAACCCGACCATTGTGATCCTTTCCGAAACCAGAGTCCGCTCCCCTAACTCTTTGGCCATTGTGCGTAGGCTCCCCTTTGACTCCTTCGAGATCTTGGACCCGGTGGGATTCACATGCGGCATCATCATTCTTTGGAATGCTGGAAAGACAACCGTTTCCCTTCTAAACAAAACTGACCAATTGATCAATGTGGTGGTCCAGGTACCTAATATCTCCTTCCTCTTCTTTTTGTCTGCTGTATATGCGAGCCCAAAGTTTAGACTTAGGAAAATTTTGTGGTCGGATCTCATTAATATTGCCGCCTCCCACGATCTTCCCTGGGTCTGCTTAGGCGATTTCAATGAAGTGACGTGTAGTACCGACAAGATTGGGGGCCGGGGTATTAAGCTGAATAGAGTTAACCTTTTCAAGTCTTCCCTTGATTCTTGCAATTTAATTGACATTGGGTTCTCTGGACCCAAGTTCACTTGGACTAATAGACGACGTATAAATCCCATTTTAGAAAGACTTGACCGGGTTTGGGTTAATCAGGCTTGGATGGATCAATATCCGAACTCCCACAATTACCATCGACCCGTCTCTCCTCCTCGACCACTTTGCCCCATCATGTTAAAGACTTCCCTCCCTCATCACCCTTCTGTTAAGGCCTTTAAATTTGAGACCTTTTGGACTTGTGATCCGTCTTTCTACCCGCTTGTTGCCCACACGTGGCCTTCCCTCACGAATAGTATTCCCTCCAAACTTTCTAACCTTAGTCTGACTATCACCGACTGGGCCAAAGTGATCTTTGGCGACCTTCCCTCTCGAAAACGTAGGCTCTCTGCTCGGCTTCTTGGGGTCCAGCGCAACCTGTGTACCCACCCTAACTCGGATTCCCTCTTGACCCTTAATGACTCCCTTACCCAGGAACTAAATTGCGTTCTTGACCTTGAGCACTTTTATTGGAAAGACCGGTCCCGCATCAGGTGGCTTACTGATGGCGACCGTAATACCGCGTTCTTTCAAAAATCCGTTACCATTAGGAGAAGCTTTAATCGGATCCTCTCTCTTACAAACAACGCGGGCCTTACCATCTCTGGCCATGATGAACTAAATAAACACATCAGCACCTATTTTACTGACCTTTTCACCTCTGGAAAAGAGATTGCCTACCTTGTCCCTCCTGTTAACCTTCCCTCCTCTGGGTCCCCCTTCACCTCCACCTTCCTGATCCCTTCTTCTGAGGAAATTCGCACCGCCATTTTCTCCCTTGGCTCTGGCAAAGCTCCTGGGCCCGACGGGTTCCATGCTGGGTTCTTCAAGAAATGCTGGGAGATCATCAAAGCCGATTTTATCCCCTTCATCCAAAACATCTTCCACTCTAAAACCATCCCTGCGGCCATCAATTTGACTTCCATCTCTCTCATCCCCAAAATCCCATCTCCTCAATCCATCACTAACTTCAGACCCATCAGCCTTTGTAACACCACTTACAAGACCGTCACAAAGATCCTTGTTAACCGTCTTAAGCCTTTTATGCACTCTCTGATCTCCCCTAACCAAGGAAGCTCCATCCCGGGTCGAGGAACGGATGCCAATTTCATCATTGCCTCCGAGATTCTCCACTCCATGCACACCTCCAAGAGCAAACTTGGCTGGTTTGCTCTTAAACTCGATCTTGAGAAGGCGTTTGACAGACTTGAGTGGGACTTTGTCCGGACTTGCCTTATAGCAGTTAACATTGACCCCGAAACCATCTCTCTCATTATGAGCTGCATCTCTACAACTTCTGCCTTTGTGACCTTCAATGGCACACCTCTTGATACTTTCACCCCCTCCCGTGGAATCAGACAAGGTGACCCCCTCTCCCCCTACCTTTTCATCATTTGTATGGAGGCCCTCTCCCGCCTCATTCACCAGGCCTGCAACAATAGTGATTGGATCCCCTTTCCCCTTGGAAAAGGTGGTGTCTCCTTCTCTCATCTTCTCTTTGCCGATGACATCCTTGTCTTTGGTAGAACCTCTGAGAGAAATTTGTGTGCCCTTCAGGATACCATCCTCTCCTTCTGTTCCGACTCGGGACAAAAGATAAATTGCTCAAAAAGCAAGATCACCTTCTCTAAGCTTACCCCCCCTAGCGAGGCCACTCTCTTCGAAGACGCTCTTGGCATCAAGAAAACCAACACCTTGGGTACCTATCTCGGTTTCCCTCTCCTCAGTAAAAAACCAAAGCGTTCTGATTTGAACTTCATTTTAGACAACATAAAGTCCAAACTTGCTTCTTGGAAATCTAAGTTCCTTTCTAGAGCTGGTAGGATCTGTCTTATCAAATCTACTATCAACGCCATACCCAATCATGCAATGCAATGCATTCGTCTCCCTTCCTCCATTCTTCGCGACATTGACAAGACCACTAGGAGCTTCCTTTGGTCCAGTCAGTCCGCCAACAAACTTCATCTTGCTAACTGGGACCTTGTCACCCTCCCCCTTTCTCTTGGCGGCCTTGGAATTAAGGCCGCTGAACCTCTCAATGATGCTCTCTCAACCAAACTCTGTTCTAAAGTCCTCCTCAACAACTCCTCCTCCGCTGCTAAGACCATCCATAGTAAATACTGTACCCCCTCCCGGCACTCCTTCTCTCGGGGATCCCATATCTGGAAGAACATTGGAAGAGGGTGGAACATTCTGAAAGACCACCTCCTCTGGTCCATTGGTGATGGCTCCACCATCAGCCTTTGGGATGACCCTTGGCTTGATCTTGGACCTCTCAGAACCCTCGTTCTTGGCCCCCTTAGTCTTTCCTCCTCCTCTGCTAAATTAAACTCTATTATTTCCAATGGAGTTTGGGCCCTTGACTCTCTTGAATTTGTCCTCCCCGACCTCATCACCATCGCCATTCTCTCCACCCCCATCCCGACCACACCCAGACCTGATGTCCTTTCCACTTCTCTTGCCCCAAAAGGCAAATTCTCCATCAGTGATGCCTACTCCTCTCTGTGCCACCCTAACCCGACCCCTGCCCTTCCCACCTTCCCTGCCGACTTGAGCTGGCTTTGGGATATCCCCACCCAACCTCGTATCAAAGTTTTCCTCTGGCTTGTGTGGTGGAACAAGTTACCGCACAAGGCCTCTCTCTTTGGTAGGAAAATCCTGCCCTCTTCATCCTGCTCCCTTTGTCCAAACCCCTCTATATCTGAGACCTCTCTCCATGCCCTCCGAGACTGTAGCTTCGCCTCCCATTCTTGGTCCATCCTCAAT GACTCCCCGCATTTGAAGCTGGTTTTTGAGAAGAGATCGGCTAACCGTGTTGCGGATGCCATTGCCCATCACTCCATTAGTGACTCTAGTGATTTGTTAGGCTGTTTTGAGTGGGACTTGCCCCCTCCTTTTGTTGTAGATCTTTGTATGTCGGACTCTGTTATG CTTTGCCATCATTGGCAAAGCCTGGTTGTCGAGATAAGTGCGGGAATGTTACTATTCCATATCCCTTTGGTATGGGACCAAGCTGCTACTACTCTCTCCAATGGCGGAGACAAAGTAGTGGCTCAATGTGGCTCAGTCTGTGATTTGAACGATGGATATATATGGCCTTCAGACCCCGAGGAATCA GGTGATTACGTGAAAAATTACCTGCTGGATAGTGATTACTCGGGTAACTTTCAGTTGCCCGAGATTCAGAAATCTGTTGAGTCCATTGGTCAAAATTAA